The Acidobacteriota bacterium genome has a segment encoding these proteins:
- a CDS encoding response regulator, protein MQEKSGDSEKKKTIVLVDDSQLFLHIEEALLDRKRFNLVKATTGQQALDLIKRHKPSLVLLDFMLPDINGTEVTKRVREDPEVTDIPIVIITSKGSEEQKLECFKAGCNDFITKPINGSVLKLKVDRLVNIAPRMSYHTIVKLLEDGKNKNDFVLSSSINVSETGVLLETFKEFEVGTKVALQFYTTVSREPVVAQGFIVRAQEKGFRGAKGYAVTFSYVSDEDRTKIRALMKHTG, encoded by the coding sequence ATGCAAGAAAAATCCGGGGACTCGGAGAAAAAGAAAACCATCGTGCTCGTGGACGACTCACAGCTCTTCCTTCACATCGAGGAGGCGCTGCTGGATCGGAAGCGATTCAATCTTGTCAAAGCCACCACGGGCCAGCAGGCTCTCGACCTTATCAAGCGCCATAAGCCCTCGCTGGTTCTTCTGGATTTCATGCTTCCCGACATCAACGGCACCGAAGTCACGAAGCGCGTGCGCGAAGATCCCGAAGTTACAGACATTCCCATTGTCATCATTACGTCGAAAGGCTCGGAGGAGCAGAAGCTGGAATGCTTCAAGGCGGGGTGCAACGATTTTATAACGAAGCCCATCAATGGGAGTGTTTTGAAGCTCAAGGTGGATCGTCTCGTCAACATCGCGCCGAGGATGTCCTACCACACGATAGTAAAATTGCTGGAGGACGGAAAGAACAAAAACGACTTCGTTCTGAGCTCCAGCATTAACGTGAGCGAAACGGGCGTTCTTCTGGAAACGTTCAAGGAGTTCGAGGTGGGCACGAAAGTAGCCCTTCAATTCTACACGACGGTCTCGCGCGAGCCCGTCGTGGCGCAAGGCTTCATCGTGCGTGCCCAGGAAAAGGGGTTCCGGGGCGCCAAGGGCTACGCCGTCACGTTTTCCTACGTCTCCGACGAAGACCGCACCAAGATTCGCGCGCTTATGAAGCATACCGGCTGA